AACAATACTAGAAAACTAGGGTTTGAGAGTGCTTTGTTCCTCTAAGGTCTTTCGCAAAAGCTTTTGGGTTTGTAAATACTCCTTATAGTGATTTATACGCACCTCTTTAAAtcttttgattaataattaataactgaATAAAATAGGAGGTCTAAAAAACTATTTATGATAAAGTATAAACcccaaaaatttagaataattTAGAATCACAGCCATTTACAAGAGTGAAGACTAAAACAGACAATTAGAGATGTAcctaaacaaataattataataaatatttggataatttcaaatattttgctGCATCACTTTGGGATTTAGAATCATtaggaaacaaaagaacaacatgtgtcttgtcttttttctttggaaGGATCTTAAATACTTGTCAAGAAAGAGATGATTACTTTCTTCTCAAGCAAATCAAGTAACTTCTTGAGCTTCTTGGTCAATGCAACATAGTCTTAGAGAATCTTCTTAAGTTACAGTAATACCCTCCTCTTCAAATGggcaaatttgttttcttttttgcttttatcaCTTTCACAAGCTCGTAAAACAGAGCACCTCGTGTTCCTCGTACCCAATCCTTCTCTCTCTGCAAAAGGTCCACTACACACACTGAAAATAGCAccatttttcccgccaaaaaacaaaagctgcTTCTTACAACTAAACcactcttctcctcctcctctatgTTCTGGTTAACACATCACCACATAGAGAGTTAAAAGATGAACAGCTCCTCGAAGGTGATTATGGCAGCTACAATGGTCATGGTAGTAAGCTTAGTCATGGTTTTAAGCTTAGTATTAGTACTTCTAGCTGAACTCTACTGCTCTCTCTTACTCCGCCGCCGTCGCCACAACTCTCTCAGCCTCCCCATTACTACTACGGTCTCTACCGCCGGCGCAGCAACAACCACCACAACTCTCAACCAAGTCATCTCCACCACAAGTAACGAACCTTCACCGTCACCATCATCGAACATCAATTCTTTATCCAATCCTCTCTACACAGGCGTTCTTCAAACTCCAAACAAAACCCATTTTCACCATGAACCATCTTTACAAGCTTCTCTTGATCTGATTCAAGAAACCACGGCTTCTTCTGTTGATAACTTCATCTACATATCAAACCCAATTTACTCAAACGAAGCTACAAGTAAACAAACCACACCGTTTGAAACACCTCAGTCTTCACCGTCACggcttgaagatgatgaagacgacgacgatATAACCGATGAAGATTCAACACCAACATTGTCTCCAATGAAGGATCTGCCTGAAAAGGCATGCTCTGTTTCACTAAAAGATGTTGAAACTTCTCCTAGTGGTGAAGAATCCAACAgtaagaacaagaacaatggTGAGTCGTCTTCGTCGTCTGGTTCGCCGTATACTTCACCGTCGTGGTAGGGTTTTTATCGTaattctttttaggattttatttgatttttttgtctttttacattttaattttgttttgttttgtttggagtGTTCTTGAAATCTGTATGTTTTGTGGACATATGGCTCGATGACCAAAGCCACGCTTGCTTTCACATAGTTTCCTACATCTGTTGTTTTCTGTGTTCTGATTCTCTAGCTGTCCTTTCTGTTTCTGGTATAAAAAGCCGTTTTACACCAAAAATAAGTTCTATAATAACTCAAAAGTTAAATTAAAGTTACAAACTTTAGCCGAttgttaatataaaatgtttaaaataccGTAAGAGTTGCAAAATATTGGAAGATCAACTTACATCTCTAATCTATAATTTACAATGGTCATTATATATCTACATTTAGGACTCTTTGTCATGCATAATTCGTAACCATGTAAGCCCTTTAGTTCAGCTGCATTAAACTAGAGTTTCGTCGATTTATTATTATATGGTCGGGTTTCGAATATCGACTTAAAAAATCTTTCAcctaaagaaatataaatttaaacccGAGATCAAATGTGACACTTTGAAACTCTGATCGCTAAAAGAGCTACCTTTTGTTACCCCATCTTCACAGGTGGATGTAAACCTCCTGGTTATATTGACGAATGGACTGAATTGTCATGATATCATTGATAATAAGAAGATTATAATTTagatgatttttaaatttataatcgACTAAATTGTGATATGTGggtgatttaatttaaacttttatttgtgaatttttaatttatagtcaaataaatatagatttattttgatATAGTCCTTTGGAAAAAATTGGTGCCTGTATAATCTAGTTGTTGTTTTTAGGATGTACATGATACAAAGCACTggaattataataaaattatgaaaaaatattcaatgatgtttgatttttaaaattattctaacttcatattcttttttcttttatgaaatgttaaattaattcataatcaaaatatttatatatcaacATACTGCAAATATTTATAGTATGATAGTTTGGTTTCCATTCCTCCATTAACTATATATGAATTGGTAAGACGTTTCTCAATTGTTTTTAGTATTTTCCAAAGATTAGCATGGTTTggatttaaaataatatgtttgtAAAATTACCTTCTTCCTTTacttattatcattatttttagtttttcagAACTACTTGTAATAAAAACGGATGTTCATGAAATTATTTGACCATAGCAAGCACATTTAGGTAATTACCTTAGACTAGGCAAAAATTATTTATGGCTTGAGAATTAGACAAAAGTCTATAATGCCAAGGTTACTTGAGAATTAAACTCAAATCTTAAGTGACGCTGTCAAATCAACATATATGGGGAAATCATACGACCAACATGTCTCCATTATGATTAATAGAAGAACACATATCTTAGGAACTAGAAAAGGAATAATATAATTTGCTATATAAACTACAGTTGTGATAATAGATCTAAAATTATCATACTATCTGAATCACAATATTGACTTTGGTAGTTATAGTGGTGTCACTATTGCTTGGTTCATCTCGGtatcaaaaactaaacaaattttatcattccaaattttgcaaaatctaaaatttacaCCAAAAATTCAgaattgcaaaaataaaaataaattaaaaactagaaaatatTCAAGAACTTTGTTTACaaacttaatttttaaatagactattattatatttaagaaGTTAGTTTAGAATTTTACTAATGAACTGTAAGCAAACTTTTACTAGtagattataaaaatattcatGTCTCCAACATTTCTCTCGCAAACTATACGCAATGTCCAGTCCACGTAACCAAAAGAATTTCATACCATAATAGTACTCGCGCGTGGAACCTAATATTTCAACCTTATTTTgatgtttagaaaatatttatgacTCTTATCTTATTCACACTTCTATTCTTTTTAATGTTACTCGCAAACATCAACCAGAATATTCATTCATGTCACCAACATTTCTGTCACAAAGTGTTTAAGATGCATAATCTGCAAAACTCAAGTGGAACAAATTAAGAACCTCGTACAAATCCCATCCGGTTTGGTTCGACCAGTCGTCCACAAGATGAAATGCGTGCCGGATCATAATAACTCACAAGCACTACGTGACGTTTCTCAGTCTTCATCTTCTAAAAAGGTTTCTCTCATTCACGGGACCGATTTGGTCAAAAGCCATTTAATACTCCTTGATCTAGTAGTAGACTCCGCCGCCGATTCTATGGCATCTCACCACCACCACGGCTGCGTACGCCACCAGAACCACCACAATAACATCCCTCTATTCGCCACATCATCACACTGCTGCACTCAAATCAACCACCCttctccgccgccgccgccgccggaGGATAATCTTATTCATCTCGTCGCTACTTACCTCCAAAATCAGCAGCAACAAGAAACACAATGCTCATGCGAAGCCTCGTGTCAAAACATCAATGTCGTTAGAGGTCAGCACCGTGTTTTGCGCCAGCAGAAGAATGTTCCACGAGAATACGACCAAGTTGTTCTGTCTTGTCTTCTCCGCAAAATCGATGATCTTGAATCGTCGCTCAACAAGTTTTCATCTTGCTATGACCAACGTCGTCGAGATCGACACTCTACGCTGAGAGATTCGGCGGCGCGTGTCATCCAAACCCATTTCCGGTCTTACCTTGTTCACAGATCCATATCCTTCAGGCAACTCAAGGAGCTTGCAACGATCAAATCTAGCTTCTTGTCTCTCAAGTCTTCTGTTTCAGGGAAACCCATTTTCCCTTTCAAAGCAGTTTCTCGGAAAGCTACAGACTTGCTTCTTCAACTTGACTCGTATCAGGTATTAAATGAATCCTTCtgtttattaagttttttttttcagatctttGATTTAGTATCATTGTCTCTCTATTAGGGTAGGATTGATCCAATGATACGAAGTAGTAAGAGATCATTGAGCAGAGATTTGGTGAGGTTTTTGCAGTATGTTGATGATTGTGCTGTTAAAAGGAGTGATTTTGTTGCTAAGTCTTCAATAACCGTGAGTAGCCGCAGCAAACTTAATGGTAAAAAGCCTCAGGGTTTTGGTGTAGCTGATGACAGAACAATAGAGAAATCGAGGAACGGAATGGGGAAAGTCTTTGTTACTTCTAGTGAAGATGAAGATAGCAATGCAGACATGACTGATGATAGTGAAGAAGTTCCAGTGAGTTGTATTGATAAGAGGAAGATTGGTAGCTCTAACTCTAGAACCGGGGCTGTAATAAAAGGCAATGTAGTGAAGCCTTCGGGTAGTACATTTGTTGTATTGGACAAGAACAGGAATGTGTATCAGGTATATGGAAGTACGCATGATCTAACCTCGAGTGCCGAGGATGATGCAGTTGATGGTGACGAGGAAACCCTCGTGATGTCTAGGGATAGTGGAAGGAGGCATAGTTTGAAAACTAGGAACGGGGTTTCAGTGAAAGGAAGTGGAGCGAAAACAACCCGGGTGGTGAAAGCTATGAGCGTTGATGGAAATGGGAATGTATGTAAGGTTTATGGAGATACAAATGACCTAACTTCAAGTGCAGAGGATGATGATTCAGTTGATGATGGAGAGGAAACTCTCGTGATGTCGAGGGATGATGGAAAGAGGCATAGTTCGAAAACTGGGAACAGGGTTTTGGTGAAAGGAAGTGGAGGAAAAACAATCCCAGTGGTGAAAACTGTGAGCTTTGATGAGAATGGGAACGTGTATAAGGTGTATGGAGATACGCCAGAGTCAAGCGTAAGGGAGGAAGGTGACTCGATCAGCGGATCAAACGATGGAAATGGAGAAGGGAAAGGGAATGTGAATGAGGTTGAGGAAATCAAATACGTTCGAAAAGAAAACGAGAgctttgaagatgatgaagaagaagaagaagaagaaactgattcTGAAAATGAAGTCTCTTCTTCAGAGGGCAGTGAAGGAGTTACAAGAAACGTGAACCACCAAGGAAATAACAAACACGAGAGGGAAATCCAGGTTCAAAAAGGAAGCTTAATGTTCTCTCCTCCATTGCCACTAAAAATGGAGCCTTGACTAGTGTGGCATGAAAAGTCCTCCAAAGCGACGACATCATTGGTTATGGTTATGAGTAGTTTAATTCCAAAAACCTGCATTTTGGTATGTTCTAGAAACTCAATGAGATAACCTTTTTAGTTGTAGAAATTGTAACATAAACTGCATTGTGATTGTTTCCTTGGTTTGCTCATTCCACTTCCGTCTTTCTGTACTCTCTTTGCCATTTTCGAGTCGACCCTATTGTCATAGACAAATGTTATTCTTTGAGTGATGGTCTCCTCAGTTGCCTGTAGAAACCAGCCAGCTTGATTAGGTAGATCAATTGgagtgtaatttttttttttctttttctgtgtttgtAACTCAATaagaagtttttgtttgttgcattaTTCTCGAGTGTACTGTATCATTCAGTACAAGTATATTCACGTGAACAAAAGGAGTCGCACTAAATTGACGATGAAGAAATCTGACACGTGTACGGTGCACATTACTTCTCTTGTCGCTTTCTCCCAGAAATATCTCCTTCCTCACTACTAAAACCCACTGAGAAAGGTGATTTCTCACGGATAGTACAGTCTCATCATCCAATAAAAACACGACACGTGGATATCAATGTCACGTGGCGTAGTCAATCACACAGATCACTTGTTTATAACTTGATCACTCTCACTGATAAGATTTTGCCTcgtgaaactgaaaaaaaaaagaagctcaGAGCTCTCTACTCCACCACTGTGATTTGATGGATACGATGCGAATCTCCGGTGTATCGACCGGAGCTGAGATTTTAGTGCAATGCAATTCATTATCAAGCCTCGTTGCTCGTCGTTTTGCTGACAACGGAAGATGGAAGACGAGGATGTTTCCGGCGAGAAGCAGAAACTGGCGACCGTCGTTAAAGAAAAGGTTTCCCTTAGTGGTTAAATCTATCTCTAGCGAGCCTAAGGAGAAGGTGGTTGATGCAGTTATCGATTCCGAACAAGGTTTTTTTCTCATCCGAATTACTTGGTTCTAGTTCAAGAATTTAGGGTAtggaatttggattttgtagtgAAAATGTTGGGGTTTGTGAAAGTTTACTGATTCGTATTCAAtgtgattgaattttttttttcagaagtGATGAATCCGTTTGCTCCAGATGCTGCTTCCGTAGCTTCGAGTATCAAGTACCACGCGGAGTTCACGCCTTTGTTTTCTCCGGAGAAGTTTGAGTTACCTAAGGCGTTCTTTGCGACTGCGCAGAGTGTTAGAGACGCTCTGATCATGAATTGGAATGCTACTTATGAGTATTACAATAGGGTGAATGTGAAACAGGCTTATTATCTGTCAATGGAGTTTTTGCAGGTTTTTGCTTTTGACTTTTATTCTTTCTTGTGTGTTTGTAACTCTTAGTGGtcttgtgtttggttatattaCCTTACTATTTTTCACATTGTAGGGTAGAGCCTTGTCGAATGCAGTGGGTAACCTTGGGCTTAATAGCGCTTACGGTGACGCCTTGAAGAGGCTTGGTTTTGATTTGGAAAGTGTAGCTAGTCAGGTgagtttttgattattattgtaGATTGATCTTCTCAAGGATGGATGATCTACTACAAAAGTCTAAGAGCTGGTTGTTTTTGTGGGTTTGTTGCTTGGTTTCACAGAGCCTTTATCTTCTTTATTTGTGCTGAGATGCTTAATCTTTGACTTCCAAATGATAGGAGCCAGACCCTGCACTTGGGAATGGTGGACTTGGGAGACTTGCGTCGTGCTTTTTGGATTCCATGGCAACTTTGAATTATCCGGCTTGGGGTTATGGGCTTAGATACAAGTATGGCTTGTTCAAGCAGAGAATCACAAAAGATGGACAGGAGGAAGCTGCAGAAGATTGGCTTGAGGTCTCCTTCTCTAACTCTTTTCCTAATTTGTACTCCCTGGAAACAATGCTGAGAAGTGGACATATTTATTGACTTACCTTTTTCTTTCAGCTGAGCAATCCTTGGGAAATAGTCAGAAACGATGTCTCATATCCTATTAAGTTTTATGGAAAAGTGGTTTTTGGATCAGATGGTAAGAAACGGTGGATTGGTGGAGAAGACATAGTTGCTGTTGCCTATGATGTTCCTATACCTGGTTATAAAACTAAGACGACAATCAATCTGCGACTTTGGTCAACGAAAGCTCCttcagaagattttgatttatcttCATACAACTCTGGGAAGCATACTGAAGCAGCAGAAGCTCTATTTAACGCTGAAAAGGTCTGTATTTGAGCAGCACTAACATCATTGCGTAGAAAACTGTCGGTAGATGCATTAAGTTTCATTTAAAGTTGCTTTCACATTTGTGTTTTCACACCTAGCACTTTTCACTTCTAATAAATTTGACCATGATCTGTTTACAAAGGCCTTTCTGGTTACTCGGTTAGTGCATATATCTGACAAATTTAGGGAGAGCTAGCAACAATATGTTATCACATGGAGATTCAGACTCGCATCACTTGCACTTCTTTATATAACAACGAGCTTTTTGATGTGTACTTgctgaaaaataatttttttttttcctgtgtttCCTAATGAAATTAGATTTGTTACGTGCTTTACCCTGGAGATGAGTCACGTGAAGGAAAAACTCTTCGTCTGAAGCAACAATACACGCTGTGCTCAGCCTCGCTCCAAGATATCGTAACACGTTTTGAGACAAGATCTGGAGGAAATGTCAACTGGGAAGAATTCCCAGAGAAGGTTGCAGTGCAGATGAATGACACTCACCCTACCCTATGCATTCCTGAGCTAATGAGGATTCTAATGGATTTGAAAGGACTAAGCTGGGAAGACGCTTGGAAAATCACACAAAGGTACTTTTTAAAATGTCTTTTAGTCTCTTGTGCTTATTTGCTTTTCTCGttccaaaataaaagataaacataCAAGTTTAAAACCTGCAACGAGTTTCTGAAAGGTTAATAATGTTTCAAGGACTGTGGCATACACCAACCATACAGTCTTGCCTGAAGCACTGGAGAAGTGGAGCTTGGAACTAATGGAGAAATTGCTTCCACGTCATGTAGAGATTATAGAAAAGATTGATGAGGAGGTCATCCCTGAACAACATCAAATGTCTCTTCTATCTTTTCTTTCGTACTTGATCTAAATTTCAGTTTCATGTATTGCAGCTAGTTCGCACAATTGTCTATGAGTATGGCACTGCAGACCATGACTTACTCAAAGAAAAACTGAAGGCAATGAGAATCTTAGAAAACGTCGAGTTGCCTTCTGCCTTTGCAGATGTGATTGTGAAGCCGGAGATCTTACCAGTTATTGCAAAAGACACCATAGACGAGCTCGAAGATGCTCAAACTGGTGTGAATAAGGAACAAGAAGAGGATAAAACTgctgtggaggaggaggaagttaTCCCAGAACCGACAGTAAAACCACCAGGGATGGTCCGTATGGCCAACCTTGCTGTCGTGGGTGGTCATGCTGTAAACGGAGTTGCAGAGATACACAGTGAAATAGTGAAGCAGGATGTTTTTAATGATTTCGTTCAGGTAAAAATTCTAATTATGAACCGTTGAAATGCTATAAAATATACTACCTGGAAGAACGTAGCTCTCATCTTTGAATATTCTATCATTTTGGCAGTTGTGGCCAgaaaaatttcagaataaaaCCAATGGAGTAACACCAAGGCGATGGATTCGTTTTTGCAACCCTTATCTAAGTGATATCATAACTAAATGGATAGGCACAGAAGACTGGGTCTTACATACCGAAAAGCTTGCAGAGCTAAGAAAGGTATGTGCTTTATCAGATTCGGTGTTGTTTCACATTCTGTAGTCTCTGTAGTAATACACTGGGTATCATTGTTTGGTATTTCTCCAGTTTGCAGATAATGAAGATCTCCAATCTGAGTGGAGGgcagcaaagaagaaaaacaagttgAAGGTTGTGTCACTAATCAAGGAAAGAACCGGATATACTGTCAGCCCGGATGCAATGTTTGACATTCAGGTTAGTTCCAAAGGATCTTTTTTTactgatgagttttttttttttggatgctGCTTTTCTGTTTGAAAAGTCCATTCGACATCCGGGCTTTACCCAACAAATATATGTGTAAAGCACAAATCTAAGAAGCTTTCTTATCATCTCATTAAATAGTAAAACTTTGGTTTTTGCCTTGCAAACTATTTGCAGATTAAACGTATTCACGAGTACAAGCGACAACTGCTTAATATCTTGGGAATTGTTTACCGCTACAAAAAGATGAAGGAATTGAGTGCCAGTGAGAGGGAGAAGGCATTTGTTCCAAGAGTTTGCATATTTGGGGGAAAAGCATTTGCCACATATGTACAAGCTAAAAGGATTGTGAAATTCATCACAGATGTTGCATCTACAATTAACCATGATCCAGAAATAGGTGACCTGCTTAAGGTACGTGACTTTTCTTACCTATGAAGTCTGGTTTAAGCGTCTCAAGCGTAGAGCAGACAACCAGGATAATCCTCTATGAAGTCTGGTTTAAGCGTCTTGTGGAAGATGGTACCTATATTAGAACCAGTAATCAGAAGTGTTAACTATCTTGTAGGTTATCTTTGTTCCTGATTACAATGTCAGTGTTGCTGAATTGCTTATTCCAGCAAGTGAGCTTTCTCAGCACATCAGGTAACAACTGCTTTGGCTTAGTCACCTTTTATAGGTTTTGGTCACAACTCCATGAGGCTGAAACACTGAAATTGAGATAACTGGTAAACCAGGAGCTTGGGCTAGTATCTCTGTTTGTCATGAGAACTGTAGGAACAAATCCTGGCACAAGTAACAATGTTTAGTGAAATTTAGAAAAAGTTATATTCAATGGTACTGTGGTATTTTCTGAATACTTACGAGTTCTCTCTGCAGTACCGCTGGGATGGAAGCTAGTGGGACAAGCAACATGAAATTTTCGATGAACGGATGTGTTTTGATTGGAACCTTGGATGGGGCAAATGTCGAGATTAGAGAAGAAGTTGGAGAAGAAAATTTCTTCCTCTTTGGTGCCAAAGCTGATGAGATTGTGAAACTCAGGAAGGAGAGAGCAGAGGGAAAGGTATACGATTTGAAGAGTTAACCTTGTCACGCTTCTCATTTAGCATCAAACAGAACTTGATTTTGATCTGCTTGCTCTTCGCATTCCAGTTTGTTCCGGATCCTACTTTTGAAGAAGTCAAGAAGTTCGTTAGAAGCGGTGTCTTTGGCTCAAACACCTACGACGAACTAATTGGCTCTTTGGAAGGAAATGAAGGCTTTGGACGAGCGGACTACTTCCTCGTTGGGAAAGACTTTCCTAGTTACATTGAATGCCAAGAAAAGGTTGATGAGGCTTACCGAGACCAGAAAGTAAGTATTGGTACATTTTCATTGATCATCAAGCTTTATGTTGACTCAGTGCAAAACTTCCTCAAAGATTTAAACCTTAAATATTGCTATTTATGATTACAGAGATGGACGAGAATGTCAATCTTGAACACAGCAGGTTCATTCAAGTTTAGCAGTGACCGGACAATCCACGAATACGCTAAAGACATATGGAACATCAAGCAAGTTGAACTTCCATGAGGCTTGAGAACACCAGTCTACGTTAAGAAACTGTTTTGTACCTTCCCAAGTCTGTAAGTGTATCAAAAGTAATAAGGAAATAATCATGTAATGATGCAATACAATTGAATGTAAGAAATAAGATTCAAGAGTCTATTATGTATTTACAGGGGCCTTCGCTGCCTTAGCGGCATGCTTCTGACCGGCTAAATGATTGTTGTAAACCTTGTCGCTATTACAAACCACGTTGCATATTCTACACAATCTAACTGACTCATTTGAAACCCCACATTCAACGACTCTCCGTCTCTTTGTCTCTAGATCTTCTCGTGTTGATTCCGCACCTTTCTTCCTAGCCTTGCTCTTAAACGGATTCTCTTGTGGTCCTATCAAAGGGACTGCAATGGTTGGTCCAGACAAAGAAGAAGCCGTGTTAGATGACGCTAAGCATGTTTTTAACTTCTCCAAGTTCTTCAGGTGTTTCTTCCCCAATATATGTTGCTCGAACACACTCGGACCGTTACAGTAAACTTTACAAACTTCACAGTAAGCAGATTGAACAACTTTTCCcttctttgatggtttcttCACTTCCGGAAGTTGAGCTTGAACTACGTAGCCAGTCCAAGAGATATCCGGCGGGTATAAGCTATGAGGCTGCCCTGTGGGATCCTGATTCCTCCTCAATTACAAAAgtacaagaaaatatcaaatatcaaattcagCACACCGGTAAGGTAGTAAATATAgtgcataaacaaacaaaattttatttcttcagATCCTAGAATTTTTGTTGTGCTGTGACCCTAAGTTACATGATGGTTCCCTTTCTAGAACAAGTTTGCAGCATAACAAGAGGAGCAAATAGATCAATCTCAAGAGAGCAATCACAAAGCAACATTGTCAAACTGAAGTTCACTAATGATACAAGTAACACACCCTGCACACATACATCATCTTAGACTTGATACACATGATCACAAGGAATCAGTAAGACATACATAAAAGACATCATCTTCACATTGAGATTTGCACAAACAACAATCACTAGATAATCAAACCGTTTGATGTCTAGCGAAAACAGAGCAACATGGTTGAAACTGAAATCACCTAATGCATCAAGAACTTGTTGCAAAGGACCTAACTTTATCATCCACATATCCTAACGAATCACTAAATAAATCATCAGCTTGACCCCATTGATTTCCAAAGTTAAAGGAGAAAAAATGTCATAACTTTCCCCTCATCAAAACAACTTACAGGTCCTGTAATCGCAAGAGGATCAGTGCCATACATATGAATAGCCTCTCTCCAAGCCCAGTTCTGAGTATCCGAATCCAATATGTAATACGCCGTCGTATCTACAGTCACATCCGACGTGGTAGTGGCAATCGTAGCCGCCGTAGGATCAACAACTCCAGGCGGTGGTGGAATTGCAAAAGCTAAGGATTCGTCATGGGTTTGCTGGTTAGGTTCTGGATTTGCGTAGTAACCATAATAGGAAGCGTAGTACCCATCAGCCGGCGTCGACATATTCATTTCCGGTGGTTGCATCGCCGGTGCCGGCGGTTGTTGCCACTGGCTGTTGTAATCCATCAAAACATTGAAtgaaagttttgatcttttttgcTCCTTTTACCATCAATACAGATTaaagttttccttttcttcattTCCAAGTGGTTCAAAAAAGATCAGACAAACCAGTTAGATCGAAAAATCTGTCCTTTTGGTTTAATTGAACCAGTAAAGAATCAATTTCACTTGGATAAATTAAGTTGGAATGATTCTGTATCTCAGACATGAAGGTGGAACACAACTCATACAAAGAAGAAGTATTTGAAGTATTTGTATCTCCAAGAATTGAGACTGAGCTCGAGGATAGTTTCAGACTAACAAAAACCtggttttttcttctgtttcatgTCTTGAACACTATAATAAAGTGGATAAAAAATACAGGGAAAAATGTCACAACTATATACATCTGCAAATCAAATCATTCAATCAATGTATAGATGAACACATATTTTTATCCTTTCTCTGTAGTAATTTGGTACAATGTGAAACCTCAAAAGCTTTGGTTTTGAGGGCTGTGAACCAAACTTCCTAGCTTCCTACTCAGTCTTGCCACAAATTGAATTATCATCTTCAGTGTACTCCTTTTCACTCACTAACAGCCCTTTCATCGATCAATGAAGTGTTTGATGACCACCTAGAGCTTGAGAGCATACAAAACTCTTGCCACATATTTTGAATCTATAGCTGGAGTGAGATTTACTTCCCAGAGGAGAATGTAATGCACTAAACTTGGTTTTACTGCAACTACTAGACTTGTCGAAACCCGAGTGAGCAACAAGCAGTTCACGAAAGTCATCTAGTTTCGACTCAGCACAATGTAAGAAGATCTTCTCCTGAGAGACTCCAAAGCTTGATGGATGTGAAACAATCTTCCTAGCTTCT
The Camelina sativa cultivar DH55 chromosome 6, Cs, whole genome shotgun sequence genome window above contains:
- the LOC104790572 gene encoding zinc finger RNA-binding protein-like, whose amino-acid sequence is MDYNSQWQQPPAPAMQPPEMNMSTPADGYYASYYGYYANPEPNQQTHDESLAFAIPPPPGVVDPTAATIATTTSDVTVDTTAYYILDSDTQNWAWREAIHMYGTDPLAITGPDPTGQPHSLYPPDISWTGYVVQAQLPEVKKPSKKGKVVQSAYCEVCKVYCNGPSVFEQHILGKKHLKNLEKLKTCLASSNTASSLSGPTIAVPLIGPQENPFKSKARKKGAESTREDLETKRRRVVECGVSNESVRLCRICNVVCNSDKVYNNHLAGQKHAAKAAKAPVNT
- the LOC104698765 gene encoding uncharacterized protein LOC104698765; the encoded protein is MNSSSKVIMAATMVMVVSLVMVLSLVLVLLAELYCSLLLRRRRHNSLSLPITTTVSTAGAATTTTTLNQVISTTSNEPSPSPSSNINSLSNPLYTGVLQTPNKTHFHHEPSLQASLDLIQETTASSVDNFIYISNPIYSNEATSKQTTPFETPQSSPSRLEDDEDDDDITDEDSTPTLSPMKDLPEKACSVSLKDVETSPSGEESNSKNKNNGESSSSSGSPYTSPSW
- the LOC104790569 gene encoding BAG family molecular chaperone regulator 8, chloroplastic-like translates to MASHHHHGCVRHQNHHNNIPLFATSSHCCTQINHPSPPPPPPEDNLIHLVATYLQNQQQQETQCSCEASCQNINVVRGQHRVLRQQKNVPREYDQVVLSCLLRKIDDLESSLNKFSSCYDQRRRDRHSTLRDSAARVIQTHFRSYLVHRSISFRQLKELATIKSSFLSLKSSVSGKPIFPFKAVSRKATDLLLQLDSYQGRIDPMIRSSKRSLSRDLVRFLQYVDDCAVKRSDFVAKSSITVSSRSKLNGKKPQGFGVADDRTIEKSRNGMGKVFVTSSEDEDSNADMTDDSEEVPVSCIDKRKIGSSNSRTGAVIKGNVVKPSGSTFVVLDKNRNVYQVYGSTHDLTSSAEDDAVDGDEETLVMSRDSGRRHSLKTRNGVSVKGSGAKTTRVVKAMSVDGNGNVCKVYGDTNDLTSSAEDDDSVDDGEETLVMSRDDGKRHSSKTGNRVLVKGSGGKTIPVVKTVSFDENGNVYKVYGDTPESSVREEGDSISGSNDGNGEGKGNVNEVEEIKYVRKENESFEDDEEEEEEETDSENEVSSSEGSEGVTRNVNHQGNNKHEREIQVQKGSLMFSPPLPLKMEP
- the LOC104790573 gene encoding alpha-glucan phosphorylase 1, with translation MDTMRISGVSTGAEILVQCNSLSSLVARRFADNGRWKTRMFPARSRNWRPSLKKRFPLVVKSISSEPKEKVVDAVIDSEQEVMNPFAPDAASVASSIKYHAEFTPLFSPEKFELPKAFFATAQSVRDALIMNWNATYEYYNRVNVKQAYYLSMEFLQGRALSNAVGNLGLNSAYGDALKRLGFDLESVASQEPDPALGNGGLGRLASCFLDSMATLNYPAWGYGLRYKYGLFKQRITKDGQEEAAEDWLELSNPWEIVRNDVSYPIKFYGKVVFGSDGKKRWIGGEDIVAVAYDVPIPGYKTKTTINLRLWSTKAPSEDFDLSSYNSGKHTEAAEALFNAEKICYVLYPGDESREGKTLRLKQQYTLCSASLQDIVTRFETRSGGNVNWEEFPEKVAVQMNDTHPTLCIPELMRILMDLKGLSWEDAWKITQRTVAYTNHTVLPEALEKWSLELMEKLLPRHVEIIEKIDEELVRTIVYEYGTADHDLLKEKLKAMRILENVELPSAFADVIVKPEILPVIAKDTIDELEDAQTGVNKEQEEDKTAVEEEEVIPEPTVKPPGMVRMANLAVVGGHAVNGVAEIHSEIVKQDVFNDFVQLWPEKFQNKTNGVTPRRWIRFCNPYLSDIITKWIGTEDWVLHTEKLAELRKFADNEDLQSEWRAAKKKNKLKVVSLIKERTGYTVSPDAMFDIQIKRIHEYKRQLLNILGIVYRYKKMKELSASEREKAFVPRVCIFGGKAFATYVQAKRIVKFITDVASTINHDPEIGDLLKVIFVPDYNVSVAELLIPASELSQHISTAGMEASGTSNMKFSMNGCVLIGTLDGANVEIREEVGEENFFLFGAKADEIVKLRKERAEGKFVPDPTFEEVKKFVRSGVFGSNTYDELIGSLEGNEGFGRADYFLVGKDFPSYIECQEKVDEAYRDQKRWTRMSILNTAGSFKFSSDRTIHEYAKDIWNIKQVELP